A region of Rhea pennata isolate bPtePen1 unplaced genomic scaffold, bPtePen1.pri scaffold_51, whole genome shotgun sequence DNA encodes the following proteins:
- the LOC134154893 gene encoding olfactory receptor 14C36-like, protein MSNGSSFSEFLLLAFADTRELQLLHFSLFLGIYLAALLGNGLIITAVACDHHLHTPMYFFLLNLSILDLGYVSNAVPKSMADSLWNTRAISYSGCVAQVFFLFFLYSTECSLLTVMAYDRYVAICKPLHYGTLMALDLVVALLYAVMPPAMNPLIYTMRNKELKNAVRKLFKYTTFQQVPQ, encoded by the exons ATGTCTAATGGCAGCTCCTTCAGcgagttcctcctcctggcatttgcagacACCCGGGAGTTGCAGCTCCTGCACTTCTcactcttcctgggcatctacctggctgccctcctgggcaacggACTCATCATTACAGCCGTAGCCTGTGACCACcacctccacacccccatgtacttcttcctcctcaacctctccatTCTTGACCTTGGCTATGTCTCCAAcgctgtccccaaatccatggccgATTCCCTCTGGAACACCAGGGCCATTTCATACTCAGGATGTGTTGCCCaggtctttttcctctttttcttatattcaacAGAGTGTTCTCTTCTCacagtcatggcctatgaccgctacgttgccatctgcaaaccccTTCACTACGGGACCCTCATGG ctctggatctggtggtggctCTTCTGTATGCAGTGATGCCTCCAGCAatgaaccccctcatctacaccatgaggaacaaggagctgaAGAATGCTGTGAGGaaactatttaaatatacaaCATTTCAGCAAGTTCCTCAGTGA